One genomic window of Cannabis sativa cultivar Pink pepper isolate KNU-18-1 chromosome 2, ASM2916894v1, whole genome shotgun sequence includes the following:
- the LOC115720261 gene encoding uncharacterized protein LOC115720261, whose amino-acid sequence MYTGKEDPLSHLKYFEMQMDLQGVRGDLAPRKFNSWKAFSSEFHAQFSSSRQFLSHLEDLVEVKQRPGEPLRAYISRFMTEATKVSRVIEDGKLSSILGGIEVLGELWKYIRKNGPVVSISDFLDRAEGFIKLEEDLQRAEGEQKPGKSKAPSTRTSIQLPHYPSNSSSNGKRSSNNNMQGNVKKGKFTSKTEQAPRENHAKYTAFTVLTGHMESVYMATQSLAPFKKSAPMEKDVSKRDITKFCRFHEDYGHDTNECNNLKREIEFLIKKNNQHVQRYVKADQNQWGDNNQDLLLPPIDGHLQVIIGGHHVAGDSGKAQERYARTVQHEQEEVVWPLKRGS is encoded by the exons atgtatactggaAAGGAAGATCCCTTATCCCACCTTaagtatttcgagatgcaaatggaCCTGCAAGGAGTAAGAGGAGAT ttggcacCTAGAAAGTTCAACTCATGGAAGGCTTTCTCCTCGgagttccatgcacaattctcttcctctCGCCAATTTCTGTCACACCTAGAAGATCTGGTTGAAGTAAAGCAAAGACCAGGAGAGCCTCTCCGAGCTTACATCAgtagattcatgacggaggctACTAAGGTTTCAAGGGTAATCGAGGACGGAAAGTTGTCTTCAATActagggggcattgaagtccttggggAACTTTGGAAGTACATAAGGAAGAACGGACCAGTAGTCTCGATTAGTGATTTTCTTGACCGTGCAGAAGGTTTTATCAAACTTGAAGAGGACCTtcagcgagcagaaggtgaACAAAAACCTGGCAAGTCAAAAGCTCCTTCTACTAGGACATCCATCCAGCTACCCCATTACCCAAGCAATTCGAGCTCAAATGGTAAACGGTCCAGCAACAATAATATGCAAGGGAATGTAAAAAAGGGAAAGTTCACTAGCAAAACCGAACAAGCTCCCCGAGAGAATCATGCCAAGTATACTGCATTTACAGTCCTGACAGGACACATGGAAAGTGTCTACATGGCTACTCAGTCATTAGCCCCGTTCAAGAAGTCCGCACCCATGGAAAAAGATGTCAGTAAGAGAGATATAACCAAGTTTTGTCGATTTCATGAGGATTACGGTCacgacaccaatgaatgcaacaatCTGAAGCGGGAAATCGAATTCctgataaagaaaaataatcagCACGTTCAGAGGTATGTCAAGGCCGATCAAAATCAATGGGGCGACAACAACCAAGACTTGCTACTACCACCAATAGATGGACATctgcaagtcattattggaggccATCACGTAGCTGGAGATTCAGGCAAAGCCCaggagaggtatgcccgaacagTACAACATGAGCAAGAAGAAGTAGTCTGGCCGTTGAAGAGAGGAAGCTGA